A section of the Streptomyces sp. CG1 genome encodes:
- a CDS encoding flavodoxin family protein, whose protein sequence is MTASSPAIDAPSARYDDLRALVINCTLKRSPETSNTQGLIHRSTTIMDAQGVHVDVVRAVDHDIATGVWPDMREHGWKTDAWPDLYQQVLAADILVLAGPIWLGDNSSVMKQVIERLYACSSLLNEAGQYAYYGRVGGCLITGNEDGVKHCAMNVLYSLQHLGYTIPPQADAGWIGEAGPGPSYLDPGSGGPENDFTNRNTTFMTWNLLHLARALKDLGGIPAFGNQRTAWDAGCRRDYENPEHR, encoded by the coding sequence GTGACCGCTTCGTCGCCCGCCATCGACGCACCGTCGGCCCGATACGACGACCTGCGCGCCCTGGTGATCAACTGCACGCTCAAGCGCTCCCCGGAGACGAGCAACACGCAGGGCCTGATCCACCGCAGCACCACCATCATGGACGCACAGGGCGTGCACGTCGATGTCGTGCGGGCAGTGGACCACGACATCGCCACCGGGGTGTGGCCCGACATGCGGGAGCACGGCTGGAAGACGGACGCCTGGCCGGACCTCTACCAGCAGGTCCTGGCAGCCGACATCCTCGTCCTGGCGGGACCCATCTGGCTGGGCGACAACAGCTCCGTGATGAAGCAGGTGATCGAACGTCTCTATGCCTGCTCCAGCCTGCTCAACGAAGCAGGCCAGTACGCCTATTACGGCCGGGTTGGCGGCTGCCTGATCACCGGCAACGAGGACGGCGTCAAGCACTGCGCCATGAACGTGCTCTACAGCCTCCAGCACCTGGGGTACACCATCCCGCCCCAGGCGGACGCCGGCTGGATCGGCGAGGCGGGGCCAGGCCCCTCGTACCTCGACCCCGGCTCAGGCGGCCCGGAGAACGACTTCACCAACCGCAACACCACTTTCATGACCTGGAATCTGCTGCACCTCGCGCGGGCCTTGAAGGATCTCGGCGGCATCCCCGCCTTCGGCAACCAGCGCACTGCCTGGGACGCCGGCTGCCGCCGTGACTACGAGAATCCCGAACACCGGTAG
- a CDS encoding helix-turn-helix transcriptional regulator, producing MDNRDEVREFLTSRRAKITPELAGLPAGSRRRVPGLRRSEVAGLADVSVEYYAKLERGNLAGVSPNVLEAVARALQLDDAERAYLLHLAQAADGSDALTRPRRRTTRQWTPHRSLQWTLDAITAGPAFVRNGRMDILAANQLGHAFYTDIYANPHNQANLARFNFLDPASRRFYPDWERFADMAVAILRTEAGRSPHDKDLHDLVGELSTRSEEFRTRWGAHNVRRHGTGTKRFHHPAVGELTLAFEGLEMAAEPGLTLTIYTAEPGSPSEEGLRLLASWAATEEAESPARHSTG from the coding sequence GTGGACAACCGTGATGAGGTCCGCGAGTTCCTCACCTCGCGGCGAGCGAAGATCACCCCGGAGCTGGCCGGGCTGCCTGCCGGCTCCCGGCGCCGCGTGCCGGGGCTGCGCAGGAGCGAGGTCGCGGGCCTGGCCGACGTGAGCGTCGAGTACTACGCGAAGCTGGAGCGCGGCAACCTCGCCGGCGTCTCCCCGAACGTCCTCGAAGCCGTCGCCCGCGCCCTGCAGCTGGATGACGCCGAACGTGCCTACCTCCTCCATCTGGCTCAGGCCGCCGACGGCTCCGACGCCCTCACCCGCCCCCGACGCCGTACCACCCGGCAGTGGACACCCCACCGCAGCCTGCAGTGGACCCTGGACGCCATCACCGCCGGACCCGCGTTCGTGCGCAACGGCCGCATGGACATCCTCGCCGCCAACCAGCTCGGCCACGCCTTCTACACCGACATCTATGCCAACCCCCACAACCAGGCGAACCTCGCCCGCTTCAACTTCCTCGACCCCGCGTCCCGTCGCTTCTACCCCGACTGGGAACGCTTCGCCGACATGGCGGTGGCCATCCTGCGCACCGAGGCCGGACGCAGCCCGCACGACAAGGACCTGCACGACCTCGTCGGCGAGTTGTCCACTCGCAGCGAGGAGTTCCGCACCCGCTGGGGCGCCCACAACGTCCGCCGCCACGGCACCGGCACCAAACGGTTCCACCACCCGGCCGTCGGCGAGCTCACCCTCGCCTTCGAGGGCCTGGAGATGGCCGCCGAACCCGGCCTCACCCTGACCATCTACACCGCCGAACCCGGATCCCCCTCCGAAGAGGGACTGCGGCTGCTCGCCTCCTGGGCCGCCACCGAAGAGGCCGAATCGCCCGCCCGGCATTCCACCGGCTGA
- a CDS encoding SRPBCC family protein, protein MAVDVVTEIVIARPCAEVAAYAGDPTNAPRWYANIVSVRWQTSPPLAVGSRLDFVARFLGRTLTYTYEIVDHSSERLVMRTAQGPFPMETTYTWQPVDAGHTRMTLRNRGEPSGFAKMSAPMMAAAVRRANVRDLAALKGLLEGGDADRR, encoded by the coding sequence GTGGCCGTCGATGTCGTCACCGAGATCGTGATCGCCCGTCCCTGTGCGGAGGTCGCCGCCTACGCCGGGGATCCGACCAATGCGCCCCGCTGGTACGCCAACATCGTCTCGGTTCGTTGGCAGACCTCGCCGCCGCTCGCCGTGGGCTCGAGGCTCGACTTCGTCGCCCGCTTTCTGGGGCGCACCCTGACCTACACATACGAGATCGTCGACCACTCCTCCGAGCGACTCGTGATGCGTACCGCGCAAGGGCCGTTTCCCATGGAAACGACCTACACCTGGCAGCCGGTGGATGCCGGTCACACCCGGATGACGTTGCGCAACCGCGGCGAGCCATCCGGCTTTGCCAAGATGAGCGCCCCGATGATGGCTGCAGCTGTGCGGCGGGCAAACGTCAGGGACCTGGCTGCATTGAAGGGGTTGTTGGAAGGCGGCGACGCCGACCGACGTTAG
- a CDS encoding acetolactate synthase large subunit — MSTAGASGSQNMAAAEDVAHLLVRCLRAEGVEYVFGIPGEENIRFVDALNGSGIRYVLVRHEQAASFMAEVYGRLTGRAGVCSATLGPGAINLLLGTADAMTNSAPMVALAAQGSLRRIHKESHQVIDLVSMFAPVTQWAARIGCPDAVPEMTRKAFKTAQSERPGAVFLAVPEDIEAERPAQPLAPLQIDAVRADAPSPTQIARAAEVLAAARRPVVLAGHGAARTRASAALLRFAERLNIPVATTFHGKGVFPDDHPNALGAVGFMRHDYGNFGFDTADVLVCVGYEIQEFDPARINPNGDKRIVHVHRFPAEVDAHYPVAVGVEGDPSQALDALAAALPEGLTYDSGSSAKIRTLLDEELRYGRDNDAFPVVPQRVVHDVRTALDHRDIVLADTGAGKMWMSRLYPTYEPDTCLVSNGLSTMGFALPGAIAAKLARPDRRVLAMMGDGSFLMNSQELETAVREHVPLVVLVLVDEEYGLITWKMELELGRHSHTRFTNPDMVAYAESFGARGYAIETADQLLPVLRRALDDNTVSVIACPVDYSENLRLTDRLGSLHGPF, encoded by the coding sequence ATGAGTACCGCAGGCGCGAGCGGGTCGCAGAACATGGCAGCAGCGGAGGACGTCGCACACCTGTTGGTGCGTTGTCTGCGCGCCGAGGGCGTGGAGTACGTCTTCGGGATTCCCGGCGAGGAGAACATCCGCTTCGTCGACGCGCTGAACGGCTCCGGGATCCGCTACGTCCTAGTGCGCCATGAGCAGGCCGCCTCGTTCATGGCGGAGGTCTACGGGCGGCTGACCGGCCGGGCCGGAGTGTGCTCGGCCACCCTGGGACCTGGTGCGATCAATCTACTGCTCGGCACCGCGGACGCCATGACCAACAGCGCGCCGATGGTCGCCCTGGCCGCCCAGGGCTCGCTGCGCCGGATCCACAAGGAGTCGCACCAGGTCATCGACCTGGTGTCCATGTTCGCCCCAGTCACTCAGTGGGCAGCCCGCATCGGGTGTCCGGACGCGGTGCCGGAGATGACACGCAAGGCGTTCAAGACTGCGCAGAGCGAGCGTCCCGGCGCCGTATTCCTGGCCGTGCCCGAAGACATCGAGGCCGAACGTCCCGCACAGCCCCTTGCGCCCCTGCAGATCGACGCGGTGCGCGCCGACGCGCCCTCGCCCACCCAGATCGCGCGGGCCGCCGAGGTGCTCGCCGCCGCTCGGCGCCCCGTCGTGCTGGCAGGCCACGGCGCCGCCAGGACCCGGGCCTCGGCCGCTCTGTTGCGGTTCGCCGAGCGGCTGAACATCCCGGTCGCGACCACCTTCCACGGCAAGGGAGTCTTCCCCGACGACCACCCGAACGCCCTCGGTGCGGTCGGCTTCATGCGTCACGACTACGGCAACTTCGGCTTCGACACCGCCGACGTGCTGGTCTGTGTGGGCTACGAGATCCAGGAGTTCGACCCCGCCAGGATCAACCCGAACGGCGACAAGCGAATCGTTCACGTGCACCGCTTCCCCGCCGAGGTCGACGCCCACTACCCGGTCGCCGTGGGCGTCGAAGGAGACCCATCACAGGCGCTGGACGCACTCGCGGCAGCACTACCCGAAGGACTCACCTACGACTCGGGAAGCAGCGCGAAGATCCGCACACTGCTCGACGAGGAGCTCCGGTACGGACGCGACAACGACGCGTTCCCTGTGGTGCCGCAGCGCGTGGTGCACGATGTCCGCACCGCCCTGGACCACCGCGACATCGTCCTCGCCGACACAGGGGCCGGGAAAATGTGGATGTCCCGCCTCTACCCCACCTACGAACCGGACACCTGTCTGGTCTCCAACGGCCTGTCCACCATGGGTTTCGCGCTGCCGGGCGCCATCGCCGCCAAGCTGGCCCGGCCGGACCGACGAGTCCTGGCCATGATGGGCGACGGCTCGTTCCTGATGAACTCCCAGGAACTGGAGACCGCCGTCCGCGAACACGTTCCGCTGGTCGTCCTCGTCCTGGTGGACGAGGAATACGGCCTGATCACCTGGAAGATGGAACTAGAACTCGGCCGCCACAGCCATACCCGCTTCACCAACCCGGACATGGTCGCCTACGCCGAAAGCTTCGGCGCACGCGGCTACGCCATCGAAACCGCCGACCAACTGCTGCCCGTGCTGCGCCGCGCCCTCGACGACAACACGGTCTCCGTGATCGCCTGCCCCGTCGACTACTCCGAGAACCTGCGCCTGACCGACAGACTGGGCAGCCTCCACGGCCCGTTCTGA